A section of the Leptolyngbya iicbica LK genome encodes:
- a CDS encoding helix-turn-helix domain-containing protein produces the protein MAQTVNNENCTLCSVCQSVCPEGAIKTQADGDGFWVDPTLCNDCVNEPMPLCAEFCQVNAVAKLQPKKGRCKSTLLPPAIPEIFLNGKTNPFASSIVIWESCNILAQRSAVAWQPDDEGAWCYQRSVNRGRGNLKFRLAADPTDADLVPLTASTTQSEDIFADFDIRAACVHLILAAQITTLNQPWQETLVINDQHFEQYLGLDKRRDLTKLERLTLIKSLVYQCCRLFVTVDWPRQGKVPAFLLTEHPVWQLIDTHYYWEEDAEGHNHLIGLSFTIKAGVWAKHFLNKQDYRRHRAFYQYGALPQSLLAEVMSNWQQHEGAVRLLLWLLFKLRLGDQHRMTVRTLLKIAYGADRLTEATTVRGAHKRLLKTFEGDLEAVYHYGLTPIFDAETYPPDIQPMWMRVNQIPDSADEALAFWTEDANHHLSLTDAAPRDKWQRLLNARLCGFELSDEWQQTIKKKSVTRRQTAKPTPAKMTDVIPSDVIKSARQEQQLSQRALAERLGKSQSWVRDVESGRFGINVQDQLLLRTILNLVPDEPATQQDER, from the coding sequence ATGGCTCAGACGGTCAATAACGAAAACTGTACGCTGTGTAGTGTCTGTCAATCCGTTTGCCCTGAGGGAGCCATCAAGACCCAAGCCGATGGTGACGGCTTTTGGGTTGATCCGACTTTGTGCAACGACTGTGTGAACGAACCGATGCCACTTTGTGCGGAATTTTGCCAGGTGAATGCCGTCGCTAAGCTTCAGCCCAAAAAGGGGCGTTGTAAGAGTACGTTGCTGCCACCCGCAATTCCTGAAATCTTTCTCAATGGCAAAACGAATCCCTTTGCCTCTTCCATCGTCATTTGGGAAAGTTGCAACATTTTGGCGCAGCGTTCTGCCGTTGCCTGGCAGCCCGATGACGAGGGCGCGTGGTGCTATCAGCGATCGGTCAATCGAGGACGGGGCAATCTCAAGTTTCGCCTGGCTGCTGACCCGACAGATGCGGACCTCGTTCCCCTGACGGCGTCAACCACCCAGTCCGAGGATATTTTTGCCGACTTTGATATTCGCGCCGCCTGTGTACACCTGATTTTGGCCGCCCAAATTACGACGTTAAATCAGCCTTGGCAAGAAACCTTGGTCATTAATGACCAACACTTTGAGCAGTATCTCGGTCTTGATAAACGTCGCGATTTGACCAAACTTGAGCGGCTAACCCTGATTAAGTCTTTGGTCTATCAATGCTGTCGGCTATTCGTGACAGTCGATTGGCCCCGCCAGGGCAAAGTACCCGCCTTTTTATTGACCGAGCACCCCGTTTGGCAGCTCATCGATACCCACTACTACTGGGAAGAGGATGCCGAGGGACACAATCATTTAATTGGTCTCAGCTTTACGATCAAAGCCGGAGTCTGGGCCAAGCATTTCCTCAATAAGCAAGACTATCGCCGCCATCGTGCCTTTTACCAATACGGGGCACTGCCGCAATCTCTGTTGGCAGAGGTGATGAGTAACTGGCAACAACACGAAGGGGCCGTCCGGTTACTGCTCTGGCTCTTGTTTAAGCTACGGTTGGGCGACCAGCATCGCATGACTGTTCGGACACTGCTCAAAATTGCCTATGGTGCCGATCGCCTCACCGAAGCCACGACCGTGCGGGGAGCCCACAAAAGATTACTCAAAACTTTTGAAGGGGATTTAGAGGCGGTCTATCACTATGGGCTCACGCCAATTTTTGATGCTGAAACGTATCCCCCCGATATTCAACCGATGTGGATGCGCGTGAATCAAATTCCAGACTCAGCGGACGAAGCGTTGGCCTTTTGGACAGAGGATGCGAATCATCATCTCAGTCTCACGGATGCCGCCCCCCGGGATAAATGGCAACGCCTGCTGAATGCCCGGCTCTGTGGCTTTGAGCTGTCTGACGAGTGGCAGCAGACCATTAAGAAAAAGTCGGTTACCCGTCGACAGACGGCGAAACCAACCCCGGCAAAAATGACGGATGTGATTCCTAGCGATGTGATTAAGTCGGCCCGACAAGAGCAGCAACTCTCGCAGCGGGCATTAGCCGAACGGCTGGGCAAGAGTCAAAGTTGGGTGCGCGATGTGGAAAGCGGCCGCTTTGGCATCAACGTTCAGGATCAATTGCTGTTGCGCACGATCCTAAATTTAGTGCCTGACGAGCCGGCCACCCAGCAGGATGAGCGATAA
- the grxC gene encoding glutaredoxin 3 — translation MFALLNRFFNRHSADVQADVEIYTWQTCPYCIRAKLLLWWKGVAYQEYKIDGDGAARVRMAERANGRKSVPQIFINNDHIGGCDDLYALDRQGRLDPLLRQVKTAEL, via the coding sequence ATGTTTGCGCTGCTCAACCGTTTCTTTAATCGCCATTCAGCCGACGTCCAGGCTGATGTCGAGATTTACACCTGGCAGACGTGCCCCTACTGCATTCGCGCTAAGCTACTGCTTTGGTGGAAAGGGGTGGCATATCAGGAATATAAAATTGATGGTGATGGGGCTGCCCGAGTGCGCATGGCCGAACGCGCCAACGGGCGCAAGTCGGTGCCCCAAATTTTTATCAACAACGATCATATCGGCGGCTGCGATGACCTGTATGCCCTGGATCGCCAAGGTCGCTTAGATCCGCTACTCAGACAGGTGAAAACGGCAGAGCTCTAG